In Carya illinoinensis cultivar Pawnee chromosome 7, C.illinoinensisPawnee_v1, whole genome shotgun sequence, the following are encoded in one genomic region:
- the LOC122317111 gene encoding protein WVD2-like 2 isoform X2, whose product MGRDLTDLHMEKKPNGVVVASNGVSHDKVHFAPETSEDSVEAKDYEVKECTEENSVADQYHENQEVLGVKSTNLDPGVPEGKSERPGASKPSDNMKLSPHASRSAALGNGRIYTIPQPFSLATERRGVCTHTVGSESPVNGVTYSPKANNAHFPQTTKNSQPNSPLSLRKPLQSYISKHHDEEDSCSVASSTAASVRTIKSRVTIGTAPSFRSADRAEKRREFYSKLEVKHQAMEAERDAYVARTKEEQEAAIKQLRKGLVIKAKPVPSFYYEGPPRKVELKKLPLTRPKSPKLTRRRSYGDATNSTDEKGGVCSRAHRHSLGSQNEQPATQSTPKGKSRHSLGCHEELATLNSSLSDGQISGTKTNGISCKVKHHPGQEKETTKTVLPKINEQTNADIVVC is encoded by the exons ATGGGAAGGGACCTTACAGATCTACACATGGAAAAGAAGCCAAATGGTGTGGTGGTGGCTTCAAATGGAGTTTCTCATGATAAAGTTCATTTTGCTCCAGAAACTTCAGAAGATAGTGTTGAAGCAAAGGACTATGAGGTGAAGGAATGTACCGAAGAAAACTCAGTTGCTGACCAATACCATGAGAACCAAGAAGTATTAGGTGTTAAAAGCACAAATCTTGATCCCGGTGTGCCTGAGGGGAAATCTGAGAGACCTGGGGCTTCTAAACCCAGTGACAATATGAAGTTGAGCCCGCATGCATCAAGATCTGCTGCTCTAGGGAACGGGCGTATCTACACTATTCCACAGCCATTTTCACTGGCAACTGAAAGGCGTGGTGTATGCACACATACAGTTGGGTCTGAAAGTCCTGTTAATGGTGTGACCTATTCACCGAAAGCCAACAATGCGCATTTCCCTCAAACTACAAAGAATTCACag CCAAACTCACCTCTGTCCCTAAGGAAGCCCTTGCAATCTTATATCAGCAAGCATCATGATGAAGAAGATAGTTGTTCTGTCGCTTCTTC TACTGCTGCATCTGTGCGAACAATTAAATCTAGGGTAACTATTGGAACAGCTCCATCATTTAGAAGTGCTGATCGTGCAGAGAAACGAAGGGAG TTTTACTCAAAGTTAGAGGTGAAACACCAAGCTATGGAGGCAGAGAGAGATGCGTATGTGGCAAGGACTAAG GAAGAGCAAGAAGCAGCCATCAAGCAACTTAGAAAGGGCCTGGTGATCAAGGCAAAACCGGTACCTAGTTTCTACTATGAAGGCCCTCCACGGAAGGTTGAACTCAAGAag TTACCATTGACACGGCCTAAATCACCGAAACTAACACGGAGAAGGAGCTATGGTGATGCAACAAACTCTACAGATGAAAAGGGAGGAGTTTGCAGCCGAGCACACCGCCACAGCCTTGGTAGTCAAAATGAGCAGCCTGCTACACAGAGCACTCCCAAAGGTAAATCCCGCCATAGCCTTGGTTGTCACGAGGAACTTGCTACCCTGAACAGTTCCCTAAGTGATGGTCAGATCAGTGGAACTAAGACAAATGGAATTTCTTGCAAAGTCAAACACCATCCTGGGCAGGAAAAGGAGACAACAAAAACAGTTCTTCCTAAAATCAACGAGCAGACGAATGCAGACATTGTCGTTTGTTAG
- the LOC122317111 gene encoding protein WVD2-like 2 isoform X1, with product MGRDLTDLHMEKKPNGVVVASNGVSHDKVHFAPETSEDSVEAKDYEVKECTEENSVADQYHENQEVLGVKSTNLDPGVPEGKSERPGASKPSDNMKLSPHASRSAALGNGRIYTIPQPFSLATERRGVCTHTVGSESPVNGVTYSPKANNAHFPQTTKNSQVVAGKLKDGHVRICLCLFHHAPNSPLSLRKPLQSYISKHHDEEDSCSVASSTAASVRTIKSRVTIGTAPSFRSADRAEKRREFYSKLEVKHQAMEAERDAYVARTKEEQEAAIKQLRKGLVIKAKPVPSFYYEGPPRKVELKKLPLTRPKSPKLTRRRSYGDATNSTDEKGGVCSRAHRHSLGSQNEQPATQSTPKGKSRHSLGCHEELATLNSSLSDGQISGTKTNGISCKVKHHPGQEKETTKTVLPKINEQTNADIVVC from the exons ATGGGAAGGGACCTTACAGATCTACACATGGAAAAGAAGCCAAATGGTGTGGTGGTGGCTTCAAATGGAGTTTCTCATGATAAAGTTCATTTTGCTCCAGAAACTTCAGAAGATAGTGTTGAAGCAAAGGACTATGAGGTGAAGGAATGTACCGAAGAAAACTCAGTTGCTGACCAATACCATGAGAACCAAGAAGTATTAGGTGTTAAAAGCACAAATCTTGATCCCGGTGTGCCTGAGGGGAAATCTGAGAGACCTGGGGCTTCTAAACCCAGTGACAATATGAAGTTGAGCCCGCATGCATCAAGATCTGCTGCTCTAGGGAACGGGCGTATCTACACTATTCCACAGCCATTTTCACTGGCAACTGAAAGGCGTGGTGTATGCACACATACAGTTGGGTCTGAAAGTCCTGTTAATGGTGTGACCTATTCACCGAAAGCCAACAATGCGCATTTCCCTCAAACTACAAAGAATTCACag GTTGTGGCTGGCAAACTCAAAGATGGACACGTTAGAATTTGCTTATGTCTTTTCCATCATGCG CCAAACTCACCTCTGTCCCTAAGGAAGCCCTTGCAATCTTATATCAGCAAGCATCATGATGAAGAAGATAGTTGTTCTGTCGCTTCTTC TACTGCTGCATCTGTGCGAACAATTAAATCTAGGGTAACTATTGGAACAGCTCCATCATTTAGAAGTGCTGATCGTGCAGAGAAACGAAGGGAG TTTTACTCAAAGTTAGAGGTGAAACACCAAGCTATGGAGGCAGAGAGAGATGCGTATGTGGCAAGGACTAAG GAAGAGCAAGAAGCAGCCATCAAGCAACTTAGAAAGGGCCTGGTGATCAAGGCAAAACCGGTACCTAGTTTCTACTATGAAGGCCCTCCACGGAAGGTTGAACTCAAGAag TTACCATTGACACGGCCTAAATCACCGAAACTAACACGGAGAAGGAGCTATGGTGATGCAACAAACTCTACAGATGAAAAGGGAGGAGTTTGCAGCCGAGCACACCGCCACAGCCTTGGTAGTCAAAATGAGCAGCCTGCTACACAGAGCACTCCCAAAGGTAAATCCCGCCATAGCCTTGGTTGTCACGAGGAACTTGCTACCCTGAACAGTTCCCTAAGTGATGGTCAGATCAGTGGAACTAAGACAAATGGAATTTCTTGCAAAGTCAAACACCATCCTGGGCAGGAAAAGGAGACAACAAAAACAGTTCTTCCTAAAATCAACGAGCAGACGAATGCAGACATTGTCGTTTGTTAG
- the LOC122315367 gene encoding receptor-like protein kinase ANXUR2 has protein sequence MHPNTLIFLFVVFISFILNAFHAWSGESPPLVLSIGSDNGGTDIYGRKWGPDSKYLDAKNSIATKASFQDPSLISDIPYMTTRIFTSEASYKFPVKSDKRYWLRLHFYPSAYNNFNPEDSYFSVVANGLMLLTNFSASITCQALSQAYLIREYSLAPLNSETLAVTLKPSDKHAGAFAFVNGIEVIPMPDLFDSATMVGSSDQLDVKSLNTQTMYRLNVGGQYIPPSNDSSLTRTWYDDLPYVTGASLGITNHVSKNVKIDYQDLPEYVAPADVYGSSRSMGVTKSITQGFNLTWEFQIDSNFTYLVRLHFCDFYYTKPNQLVFSIFINNQTAEPTADVIGWTGGKGVPTFKDYVTYVKDGSGDQKLLLALHPSDATKPEFLDALLNGVEIFKLGDTTGYLAGSNPQPSPMLIKAEEAAKSFEKPKDNKAKVIGGAAGGAAAFGIVAAICAAVYQRKKRIPGTESQTSSWLPIYGNSHTTGSKSTISGKSTASSHLSAAAQGLCRHFSLAEIKQATRSFDESNVIGVGGFGKVYKGVIDGGTKVAIKRSNPSSEQGVNEFQTEIEMLSKLRHKHLVSLIGFCEEGNEMCLVYDYMARGTLREHILKCKQPLSWKQRLEICIGAARGLHYLHTGARYTIIHRDVKTTNILVDENWVAKVSDFGLSKTGPNMNNGHVSTVVKGSFGYLDPEYFRRQQLTEKSDIYSFGVVLFEVLCARPALNPSLSKEQVSLADWALHCKRKGTLDDMIDPHIKGEIKPECLKKFADTAEKCLADAGFERPSMGDVLWKLEFALQLQENKDGSTHPSERDTADDMPRNPDMAMHYSNLGIESEHEVSDASTDTSAIFSQIVNPKGR, from the coding sequence ATGCACCCAAATacccttatttttctttttgttgtttttatatCTTTCATCTTGAATGCCTTTCATGCATGGAGCGGTGAGTCGCCGCCATTGGTCCTGAGCATTGGCTCGGATAATGGCGGCACAGACATATATGGGAGAAAATGGGGACCAGATTCTAAGTACCTTgatgccaaaaattccattgCCACTAAAGCCTCGTTCCAAGACCCATCACTAATCTCTGATATTCCATACATGACAACCAGAATTTTCACATCTGAGGCATCATATAAGTTCCCAGTTAAATCTGATAAACGCTATTGGCTGAGGCTCCATTTTTACCCATCCGCGTATAACAACTTCAATCCTGAAGATTCTTATTTCTCAGTGGTTGCAAATGGTCTCATGCTCTTGACAAATTTCAGCGCTTCGATTACTTGTCAAGCCCTTTCACAAGCTTATCTTATTAGAGAATATTCCCTTGCGCCATTGAATTCAGAGACTTTGGCAGTCACATTAAAGCCTTCCGATAAGCATGCCGGTGCATTTGCTTTTGTCAATGGCATCGAGGTGATTCCAATGCCCGATTTGTTTGACTCGGCAACAATGGTCGGATCCTCGGACCAATTGGACGTCAAGAGCTTGAACACACAGACAATGTATAGGTTGAATGTTGGTGGACAGTATATTCCTCCAAGCAATGACTCTAGTCTTACCCGAACATGGTATGACGACTTGCCTTATGTAACCGGCGCTTCATTGGGAATCACTAATCACGTTAGCAAGAATGTTAAAATCGACTATCAAGATTTGCCTGAATATGTGGCACCGGCAGATGTTTACGGCTCGTCAAGATCAATGGGTGTGACGAAGAGTATCACTCAGGGTTTCAACCTCACTTGGGAGTTCCAAATTGATTCAAATTTCACGTATCTAGTAAGGTTACATTTCTGTGACTTCTACTATACCAAGCCCAATCAGCTTGTGTTCTCCATCTTCATCAACAATCAAACTGCAGAACCCACTGCAGATGTGATTGGATGGACAGGGGGAAAGGGTGTTCCAACCTTCAAAGATTATGTTACATATGTCAAAGATGGGTCGGGAGATCAGAAGCTTTTGCTAGCTTTGCACCCATCTGACGCCACAAAGCCTGAGTTCTTAGATGCATTACTTAATGGCGTGGAGATATTCAAGCTAGGTGACACGACCGGTTACTTGGCTGGCTCTAATCCTCAGCCTTCACCTATGCTTATCAAGGCGGAGGAGGCGGCAAAGTCTTTTGAGAAACCGAAAGACAACAAAGCTAAGGTGATTGGTGGAGCTGCTGGTGGAGCCGCAGCCTTTGGTATTGTGGCAGCAATTTGTGCTGCTGTCTACCAACGAAAGAAACGAATCCCTGGAACAGAATCACAGACTTCTAGCTGGTTGCCGATCTATGGGAACTCGCACACGACAGGCAGTAAATCAACCATCTCGGGGAAGAGTACAGCTAGCAGCCACCTCTCCGCCGCAGCTCAGGGTCTATGTCGACACTTCTCGTTGGCAGAGATAAAACAAGCTACTAGGAGCTTTGATGAGTCTAATGTCATTGGGGTTGGAGGCTTTGGGAAGGTTTACAAGGGAGTTATCGATGGAGGGACCAAAGTGGCAATCAAGAGGTCAAACCCATCTTCCGAACAAGGAGTTAATGAGTTCCAGACTGAAATTGAGATGCTTTCTAAGTTGAGACACAAGCATTTAGTCTCTTTAATAGGATTTTGTGAGGAAGGTAATGAGATGTGCTTGGTTTATGACTACATGGCACGTGGCACTTTACGGGAGCATATCCTCAAGTGCAAGCAACCCCTCTCATGGAAGCAAAGGTTGGAGATTTGCATTGGAGCTGCAAGAGGACTTCACTATCTTCACACAGGTGCACGGTACACCATTATCCATAGAGATGTCAAAACGACCAATATTCTTGTAGATGAGAATTGGGTCGCCAAGGTTTCAGATTTTGGGCTGTCCAAAACTGGTCCAAATATGAACAATGGCCATGTTAGTACAGTAGTAAAGGGCAGCTTTGGTTATCTGGATCCTGAATATTTCAGGAGGCAACAGTTGACTGAGAAATCTGATATCTACTCATTCGGGGTGGTCCTTTTCGAGGTCTTGTGTGCAAGGCCTGCTCTTAATCCTAGCCTTTCAAAGGAGCAAGTAAGTCTTGCAGACTGGGCTCTGCATTGCAAGCGAAAAGGGACCCTTGATGATATGATCGATCCTCATATAAAGGGAGAGATCAAACCCGAATGCTTGAAGAAGTTTGCGGATACAGCTGAAAAGTGTCTGGCTGATGCTGGATTTGAACGCCCCTCCATGGGTGATGTCTTGTGGAAACTTGAGTTTGCTCTCCAACTACAGGAAAACAAAGATGGTTCAACCCATCCTTCGGAAAGAGATACTGCTGATGACATGCCAAGAAACCCTGACATGGCAATGCATTATAGCAATCTAGGCATTGAAAGTGAGCATGAAGTAAGTGATGCATCCACAGACACCAGCGCAATCTTCTCACAGATTGTTAATCCCAAAGGGCGATGA